One window from the genome of Catenulispora sp. GP43 encodes:
- a CDS encoding flagellin, whose translation MSETTPAGDETQPVASQRRTQSTISVLQNVTQNVTAAQGRVQDADLAAEPAELTDGEATG comes from the coding sequence ATGTCCGAGACCACGCCTGCCGGCGATGAGACCCAGCCCGTCGCTTCGCAGCGCCGAACCCAGAGCACCATCAGCGTTCTGCAAAATGTGACGCAGAACGTGACTGCCGCACAGGGCCGCGTTCAGGACGCCGACCTCGCTGCCGAGCCTGCCGAACTGACCGATGGGGAAGCCACGGGCTGA